The following coding sequences are from one Salvelinus namaycush isolate Seneca chromosome 23, SaNama_1.0, whole genome shotgun sequence window:
- the LOC120018845 gene encoding high mobility group-T protein-like yields the protein MGKDPRKPRGKMSSYAYFVQTCRAEHKKKHPEASVNFAEFSKKCSERWKPMSPKEKGKFEDMAKQDKVRYEREMKNYIPPNGQKKKRFKDPNAPKRPPSAFFIFCADFRAKIKSEHPGLSIGDTAKKLGVMWNSSAAEEKKPYEKKAATLKEKYDKDIASYRTNGRVDTASSAAADDDDEEEDDEEEDDDDEDDDE from the exons ATGGGGAAAGATCCTAGGAAACCGAGAGGCAAGATGTCGTCATATGCTTACTTCGTGCAGACCTGCAGGGCAGAGCACAAGAAGAAACACCCCGAAGCCAGTGTCAACTTCGCCGAGTTCTCCAAGAAATGCTCAGAGCGATGGAAG CCCATGTCTCCTAAAGAAAAAGGCAAGTTTGAAGACATGGCGAAGCAAGACAAGGTCCGCTACGAGAGAGAAATGAAGAACTACATCCCACCCAATGGCCAGAAAAAGAAGAGGTTCAAGGATCCTAATGCCCCCAAGAGACCACC GTCTGCGTTCTTCATCTTCTGTGCTGACTTCCGGGCCAAGATAAAGAGCGAGCACCCAGGCCTGTCCATTGGAGACACTGCTAAGAAGCTGGGAGTGATGTGGAACAGCTCTGCAGCTGAGGAGAAGAAGCCGTACGAGAAGAAAGCAGCCACGCTGAAGGAGAAATACGACAAG GATATCGCCTCATACCGCACCAATGGTAGAGTAGATACGGCCTCCTCCGCAGCTGCTGATGACGACGACgaagaggaggatgatgaggaagaggatgatgacGATGAGGATGATGACGAGTAG